In Bradyrhizobium sp. 1(2017), one DNA window encodes the following:
- a CDS encoding FadR/GntR family transcriptional regulator, whose product MELKRASEGEKGFEKVFAFLRERLLAGSLRPGDRLISERELATLLGVSRPIVREALRALTVLGIVEIRDRIGTVVTRPDVSVLNDFFTFALAQQADMLDDVMQARVAIECQAIRLACERANITDFERLQRALAKIGETIDEADAGGMADFDFHRAIVVASHSETLTVLHASMAGLLTHSHRSRRELVQAFPSMKTYLIDDHRRIFEALIARDPERADATLRKHFAIGDEYRRRAIVGDIDKTSASG is encoded by the coding sequence ATGGAACTCAAGCGGGCCAGCGAGGGCGAAAAAGGGTTCGAGAAGGTGTTCGCCTTTTTGCGCGAGCGACTGCTCGCCGGCTCGCTTAGGCCGGGCGACCGCCTGATCTCGGAGCGCGAGCTCGCCACCCTGCTTGGCGTCAGCCGGCCGATCGTGCGCGAGGCGCTGCGCGCCCTCACCGTGCTCGGCATCGTCGAAATCCGCGACCGCATCGGCACCGTCGTGACGCGGCCGGACGTCTCGGTGCTGAACGACTTCTTCACCTTCGCACTCGCCCAGCAGGCGGACATGCTCGACGACGTCATGCAGGCGCGCGTCGCGATCGAATGCCAGGCGATCAGGCTCGCCTGCGAACGCGCCAACATCACCGATTTCGAACGGCTGCAGCGCGCGCTGGCGAAGATCGGCGAGACGATCGACGAAGCCGATGCCGGCGGTATGGCCGATTTTGACTTCCATCGCGCCATCGTCGTCGCCTCGCATTCGGAGACGCTGACGGTGCTGCACGCCTCGATGGCGGGCCTGTTGACTCATTCGCACCGCAGCCGCCGCGAGCTGGTGCAGGCCTTCCCTTCGATGAAGACCTACCTCATCGACGATCACCGCCGCATCTTCGAAGCACTCATTGCGCGCGACCCGGAGCGCGCGGATGCGACGCTGCGCAAGCATTTTGCCATCGGCGACGAATACCGCAGGCGCGCCATCGTCGGCGACATCGACAAGACCAGTGCCTCGGGCTGA
- a CDS encoding replicative DNA helicase, translated as MALTDSNVLKLAPDAGTPAYRSAPHNIEAEQSLLGAILVNNDAFYRVSDFLEAKHFFEPLHQTIFETAGSLIRMGKIATPVTLKTFLPADTDIGGMTIGQYLARLAAEATTIINAQDYGRTVYDLSLRRDLIGIGEDMVNVAYDAPVDFQPRAQIEDAERKLYELAESGRYDGGFQKFSQALAVAVDLAAKAFQRDGKLSGISTGMRDLDTKMGGLQHSDLIIVAGRPGMGKTSLATNIAYNVARAYVPELQADGTTKAANGGVIGFFSCEMSADQLATRIVAERTGVPSSHIRRGGISEADFEKIREVSIELQSLPFYVDATGGLSIAQLMARARRLKRQKGLDLLVIDYIQLLSGSGKRASDSRVQEITEITTSLKALAKELNVPVIALSQLSRQVESRDDKRPQLSDLRESGSIEQDADVVLFVYREEYYLAMKEPRPGTPEHEKWQLDMSLAHGKAEVIIGKQRHGPTGTVDLAFEASVTRFGDLAPDSQLPARSGGDY; from the coding sequence ATGGCCCTGACTGATTCGAACGTTCTCAAACTCGCGCCCGACGCCGGGACTCCTGCCTATCGGAGCGCGCCGCACAACATCGAGGCGGAACAGAGCCTCCTGGGCGCGATCCTGGTCAACAACGATGCCTTCTACCGCGTCTCCGACTTCCTCGAGGCGAAGCATTTCTTCGAGCCGCTGCACCAGACCATTTTCGAGACCGCAGGCAGCCTGATCCGGATGGGCAAGATCGCGACGCCCGTCACGCTGAAGACCTTCCTGCCTGCCGACACCGATATCGGCGGCATGACCATCGGGCAATATCTGGCGCGACTCGCGGCCGAAGCGACCACCATCATCAACGCCCAGGACTACGGCCGCACCGTCTACGACCTGTCGCTGCGGCGCGACCTGATCGGCATCGGCGAGGACATGGTCAACGTCGCCTATGACGCGCCGGTCGACTTCCAGCCGCGGGCCCAGATCGAGGACGCCGAGCGAAAGCTTTACGAGCTCGCTGAGTCAGGCCGTTATGACGGCGGCTTTCAGAAATTCTCGCAAGCGCTGGCGGTCGCGGTCGATCTCGCGGCCAAGGCGTTTCAGCGCGACGGAAAACTGTCCGGCATCTCGACGGGCATGCGCGACCTCGACACCAAGATGGGCGGCCTGCAGCACTCCGACCTCATCATCGTCGCGGGCCGTCCCGGCATGGGCAAGACCTCGCTTGCGACCAACATCGCCTACAATGTCGCACGAGCCTACGTTCCGGAACTCCAGGCCGACGGCACCACGAAGGCCGCCAATGGCGGCGTGATCGGGTTCTTCTCCTGCGAAATGTCGGCCGACCAGCTCGCCACACGTATCGTGGCCGAACGCACCGGCGTTCCCTCCTCCCACATCCGCCGCGGCGGCATCTCGGAAGCCGATTTCGAGAAGATCCGGGAGGTCTCGATCGAGCTGCAATCGCTGCCTTTCTATGTCGACGCGACCGGTGGCCTGTCGATCGCGCAACTGATGGCGCGCGCGCGCCGGCTGAAGCGACAGAAGGGCCTCGACCTGCTCGTGATCGACTACATCCAGCTGCTCTCGGGCTCGGGCAAGCGCGCCAGCGACAGCCGCGTGCAGGAAATCACGGAGATCACGACCAGCCTGAAGGCGCTGGCCAAGGAGCTCAACGTTCCCGTGATCGCGCTGTCCCAGCTCTCGCGCCAGGTCGAATCCCGCGACGACAAACGGCCGCAGCTCTCCGACCTGCGTGAATCCGGATCGATCGAGCAGGACGCCGACGTCGTGCTGTTCGTCTACCGCGAGGAATATTACCTCGCGATGAAGGAGCCCCGCCCAGGCACGCCTGAACACGAGAAGTGGCAGCTCGACATGAGTCTTGCGCACGGAAAAGCCGAAGTCATCATCGGCAAGCAGCGCCACGGCCCGACCGGCACCGTCGATCTGGCGTTCGAAGCCTCGGTCACGCGGTTCGGCGACCTCGCGCCTGACAGCCAGCTGCCGGCGCGCAGCGGCGGCGACTACTGA
- the alr gene encoding alanine racemase, giving the protein MTMASEPKMNPQADPLSTEANQAAALAAYGGVLTVDLDAIIANWRKLEKTAVPAECAAVIKADAYGCGAPEVARALNRAGCKSFFVATIEEARKVRAAVPEPTIYVLGGYFQNTGEHYAKINCRPVIGDLNELAEWDVFCRRTGWTGGAAVHIDTGMNRLGLTLSEAQAIIPRINAGDHGITLVMSHLVAAEQLNSQVNARQLAAFRAIASEFSGVPAALANSSGIFLGAAFQFDMVRPGAALYGVNPTPEADNPMQQVVDLKARIVQIRTIERGETVGYGGTWTARRPTKLAIIAVGYADGYFRASSSNDGTRGAEIIVAGKRCPVAGRVSMDLIAIDITDLPPNAVRRGHMVTLLGEGITVDELAHHFGTIGYEVLTSLGRRYARVYKGGNVEEPLARPAPAQAAEQPPSPPPIQQPPAPPPVEQPAAPPPPPG; this is encoded by the coding sequence ATGACAATGGCGTCCGAACCGAAAATGAACCCGCAAGCCGACCCGCTCTCCACGGAGGCCAACCAGGCTGCCGCGCTCGCTGCCTATGGCGGCGTGCTCACCGTCGATCTCGACGCCATCATCGCCAATTGGCGCAAGCTCGAGAAGACGGCGGTGCCGGCCGAGTGCGCGGCGGTGATCAAGGCCGACGCCTATGGCTGCGGCGCTCCCGAGGTCGCGCGTGCGCTCAACAGGGCCGGCTGCAAGTCCTTCTTCGTGGCCACCATCGAGGAAGCGCGCAAGGTGCGCGCGGCGGTGCCGGAACCCACGATCTACGTGCTCGGCGGCTACTTCCAGAATACCGGCGAGCATTATGCGAAGATCAATTGCCGGCCAGTGATCGGCGACCTCAACGAACTCGCCGAATGGGACGTGTTCTGCCGCCGCACCGGCTGGACCGGAGGCGCCGCCGTGCACATCGATACCGGCATGAACCGGCTTGGCCTCACGCTCTCCGAAGCGCAGGCCATCATCCCCCGCATCAATGCCGGCGATCACGGCATCACGCTGGTGATGAGCCATCTGGTCGCGGCCGAGCAGCTCAACAGCCAGGTCAATGCAAGACAGCTCGCGGCCTTCCGCGCCATCGCCAGCGAGTTCTCGGGCGTGCCGGCAGCCCTCGCCAATTCCTCCGGCATCTTCCTCGGCGCGGCCTTCCAGTTCGACATGGTGCGGCCGGGGGCTGCGCTGTACGGCGTCAACCCGACGCCGGAGGCGGACAATCCGATGCAGCAGGTCGTCGACCTCAAGGCGCGCATCGTGCAGATCCGCACTATCGAGCGCGGCGAGACCGTCGGCTATGGCGGCACCTGGACCGCGCGGCGGCCGACCAAGCTCGCGATCATCGCGGTCGGCTATGCCGACGGCTATTTCCGCGCCTCCAGCTCCAATGACGGCACGCGCGGCGCCGAAATCATCGTGGCCGGCAAGCGCTGCCCCGTCGCGGGCCGCGTCTCCATGGACCTGATCGCGATCGACATCACCGACCTGCCGCCGAACGCTGTGCGGCGCGGCCACATGGTGACGCTGCTCGGCGAGGGCATCACCGTCGACGAGCTCGCGCATCATTTCGGCACCATCGGCTATGAGGTACTGACCAGCCTCGGCCGCCGCTATGCCCGCGTCTACAAGGGCGGCAATGTGGAGGAGCCGCTGGCAAGGCCGGCACCTGCGCAGGCGGCCGAGCAGCCGCCCTCGCCGCCACCGATCCAGCAACCGCCCGCTCCGCCCCCGGTCGAACAGCCCGCGGCCCCGCCGCCGCCGCCGGGTTAG
- the rpsF gene encoding 30S ribosomal protein S6, translated as MPLYEHVFLARQDASPQQVEELTAQMTGIVEGLGGKITKTENWGVRSLTYRMNKNRKAHFVLLNIDAPSAAIAEIERQERISEDVIRYLSVRVEELEEGPSAMMRKADRDRERDDRGGGFRGEREGGFRGDREGGFRGGDRDGGGFRGDRGPRRPREEAETTTDGE; from the coding sequence ATGCCTCTTTACGAGCATGTTTTTCTCGCGCGTCAGGACGCGAGCCCGCAGCAGGTCGAAGAGCTGACTGCGCAGATGACCGGGATCGTCGAGGGTCTCGGCGGCAAGATCACCAAGACCGAGAATTGGGGCGTTCGCTCCCTCACCTATCGCATGAACAAGAACCGCAAGGCGCACTTCGTGCTGCTCAACATCGACGCGCCGTCCGCGGCGATCGCCGAGATCGAGCGCCAGGAGCGCATCAGCGAGGACGTGATCCGCTATCTCAGCGTCCGCGTCGAGGAGCTCGAGGAAGGCCCGTCCGCGATGATGCGCAAGGCCGACCGCGATCGCGAGCGTGACGACCGCGGCGGCGGCTTCCGCGGCGAGCGCGAAGGCGGCTTCCGTGGCGACCGCGAGGGCGGTTTCCGTGGCGGCGATCGCGACGGCGGCGGCTTCCGCGGTGACCGCGGCCCGCGCCGTCCGCGCGAAGAAGCTGAAACCACGACGGATGGGGAGTAA
- a CDS encoding DUF2232 domain-containing protein: MMAFGLIALIAGAASALMFASIISGAMISLVLFYLAPLPLMVAAIGWGPLCASLGGIAAAIGLGALFGLPYCIAFAVTVALPAWWLGHLTLLSRQVGSLPPGASAEPQAEPEMEWYPVGRILLWIAGFAALTTIAALLTLGTDAETITGTLRRGLMRLLRTTNPQTSGEASQFVDALVRVVPAAATIVAMLTLTLNLWLSAKVTATSGRMRRPWPDLKTAELPPMTLVALCIALAFCFTGGMLAIVAQISTAALMMAYALTGFAVLHTLTLALKSRTFWLGSTYAVVVVFGWPVIAVVILGLADAVFGFRERFLRSRQPPPLPTP; this comes from the coding sequence ATGATGGCTTTTGGACTGATAGCCCTGATCGCCGGCGCCGCGTCGGCTTTGATGTTCGCCTCGATCATCTCGGGCGCGATGATCTCGCTCGTCCTGTTCTATCTCGCTCCGCTGCCGCTGATGGTTGCCGCCATCGGCTGGGGGCCGCTTTGCGCGAGCCTCGGCGGCATTGCCGCCGCGATCGGCCTCGGCGCGCTGTTCGGTCTGCCCTATTGCATCGCCTTCGCCGTCACCGTCGCCCTGCCGGCCTGGTGGCTCGGCCATCTCACCCTGCTGAGCCGGCAGGTGGGAAGCCTCCCACCCGGCGCCTCCGCCGAGCCTCAGGCGGAGCCCGAGATGGAGTGGTATCCGGTCGGCCGCATCCTGCTCTGGATCGCCGGCTTCGCGGCGCTGACCACGATCGCCGCCCTGCTCACGCTCGGCACCGACGCAGAGACCATCACCGGCACGCTGCGGCGCGGCCTGATGCGCCTCCTGCGTACCACCAATCCGCAGACGTCAGGCGAAGCCAGTCAGTTCGTCGATGCCCTGGTGCGCGTCGTACCGGCCGCCGCCACCATCGTCGCGATGCTGACGCTGACGCTCAACCTCTGGCTCAGCGCCAAGGTGACCGCGACGTCGGGCCGGATGCGCCGGCCGTGGCCGGACTTGAAGACAGCGGAGCTGCCGCCGATGACGCTGGTCGCGCTCTGCATCGCGCTCGCCTTCTGCTTCACCGGCGGGATGCTCGCGATTGTCGCGCAGATCAGCACGGCCGCGCTGATGATGGCCTATGCGCTGACCGGCTTCGCCGTGCTGCATACGCTGACGCTGGCGCTGAAGAGCCGCACGTTCTGGCTCGGCTCGACCTATGCCGTCGTCGTCGTGTTTGGCTGGCCCGTGATCGCGGTGGTGATTCTCGGCCTTGCGGATGCCGTGTTCGGCTTCCGCGAGCGCTTCCTGCGCAGCCGGCAGCCGCCGCCGCTGCCAACCCCTTAA
- a CDS encoding transcriptional regulator has translation MRPERQHQTWRSEAGSRLWLAGLIAAMEHAEQPEVRRQPVAPELLVELRAQLALTASFRLSRISTLRH, from the coding sequence ATGCGGCCAGAACGGCAGCACCAGACGTGGCGAAGCGAAGCCGGCAGCCGGCTCTGGCTGGCAGGCCTGATCGCGGCCATGGAGCACGCTGAGCAACCCGAGGTACGGCGTCAGCCGGTCGCACCCGAACTCCTGGTGGAACTGCGGGCCCAACTGGCGTTGACCGCCTCGTTCCGGCTCTCCCGGATCTCGACCCTGCGTCACTAA
- a CDS encoding GFA family protein: MPIEASCHCGETVFEVTEAPSGVTRCTCTLCAKRGALWAYYKPAQFRLLSPPENVATYLWGSRTVKHHFCASCGCGTYSESPDWSTGKPDFDNPKVAVNARLFDDFDLEAVPVNVIDGRNLW, translated from the coding sequence ATGCCGATCGAGGCAAGCTGTCATTGCGGTGAGACGGTCTTCGAGGTGACGGAGGCGCCATCTGGCGTGACACGCTGTACCTGCACGCTCTGCGCCAAGCGCGGCGCGCTGTGGGCCTATTACAAGCCGGCGCAGTTCCGCCTGCTGTCGCCCCCGGAGAACGTTGCGACCTATCTCTGGGGCAGCCGCACCGTCAAACATCATTTCTGCGCGAGTTGCGGTTGCGGCACCTATTCGGAGTCGCCGGACTGGTCGACCGGCAAGCCCGATTTCGACAATCCCAAGGTCGCCGTGAATGCACGCCTGTTCGACGATTTCGATCTGGAGGCCGTGCCGGTCAACGTCATCGACGGCAGAAATTTGTGGTGA
- a CDS encoding exodeoxyribonuclease III, with amino-acid sequence MKIATFNINNINRRLPNLLAWLRAAKPDVVALQELKASDGEFPAAAIEKAGYGAVWRGQKTWNGVAILARNADPVLTRDRLPGRPGDHEARYIEAAVRGVIVTSIYLPNGNPQPGPKFDYKLDWFARLQRHAKTFIKQDLPVVLAGDYNVAPIEIDIYPTRSWDKDALIQPKSRAAFASLVAQGWRDAIRERHPEQRIYTFWDYKRNRWPRDAGLRLDHLLLSPALAPRLAKAGVDRKIRGEDGASDHAPAWIVLR; translated from the coding sequence ATGAAGATCGCGACGTTCAACATCAACAACATCAATCGCCGCCTGCCCAATCTGTTGGCATGGCTGCGCGCAGCGAAGCCCGATGTGGTCGCGCTTCAGGAGTTGAAGGCAAGTGATGGCGAATTTCCGGCGGCCGCCATCGAAAAAGCCGGCTACGGCGCGGTGTGGCGCGGACAAAAGACCTGGAACGGCGTCGCCATCCTCGCCCGCAACGCCGACCCCGTGCTGACGCGCGACCGCTTGCCGGGACGGCCGGGGGACCACGAGGCGCGCTACATCGAGGCCGCCGTGCGCGGCGTCATCGTTACCAGCATCTACTTGCCGAACGGCAATCCGCAGCCGGGGCCGAAATTCGACTACAAGCTCGACTGGTTCGCGCGGCTGCAGCGCCACGCCAAGACCTTCATCAAGCAGGATCTCCCCGTCGTGCTCGCCGGCGACTACAACGTCGCACCAATTGAGATCGACATCTACCCGACGCGGTCATGGGACAAGGATGCGCTGATCCAGCCGAAGAGCCGTGCGGCATTCGCCTCGCTGGTCGCACAAGGCTGGCGTGACGCCATCCGGGAACGACATCCGGAGCAGCGCATCTACACGTTCTGGGACTACAAACGAAACCGCTGGCCGCGCGATGCGGGCCTGCGGCTCGATCATCTCCTGCTTAGCCCCGCCCTCGCCCCGCGCCTGGCCAAGGCCGGCGTCGACAGGAAGATCCGGGGCGAGGACGGCGCGAGCGACCACGCGCCGGCCTGGATCGTGCTGCGATGA
- the rplI gene encoding 50S ribosomal protein L9, whose protein sequence is MEVILLERVNKLGQMGEVVKVRDGYARNFLLKRGKALRATADNRAKYDGMKADLEARNLASKAEASKVAEKIEGKNIIVIRQASEAGQLFGSVNVRDIVIAFEADGVSLARPQIQLDAPIKAIGKHSITVAVHPEVEVEITVTVARSQDEAERINRGEDISTRNEDRDAAAEAIAAAGEFFDPEAQHDEVEPAPAAEEEK, encoded by the coding sequence ATGGAAGTCATTTTGCTGGAACGCGTCAACAAGCTCGGCCAGATGGGCGAAGTCGTGAAGGTTCGCGACGGCTATGCCCGCAACTTCCTGCTCAAGCGCGGCAAGGCGCTGCGCGCCACCGCCGACAACCGCGCCAAGTATGACGGCATGAAGGCCGATCTCGAGGCCCGCAATCTTGCGTCCAAGGCTGAAGCATCCAAGGTCGCCGAGAAGATCGAGGGCAAGAACATCATCGTGATCCGTCAGGCTTCGGAAGCCGGCCAGCTGTTCGGCTCGGTCAACGTGCGTGACATCGTCATCGCGTTCGAAGCCGACGGCGTTTCGTTGGCTCGCCCGCAGATCCAGCTCGACGCTCCGATCAAGGCCATCGGCAAGCACTCTATCACCGTTGCCGTCCACCCCGAGGTCGAGGTCGAGATCACCGTCACGGTTGCGCGCAGCCAGGACGAGGCCGAGCGCATCAATCGCGGCGAGGACATCTCGACCCGCAACGAGGACCGCGACGCGGCCGCCGAGGCGATCGCCGCCGCCGGCGAGTTCTTCGATCCGGAAGCCCAGCACGACGAGGTCGAGCCGGCGCCGGCTGCAGAAGAAGAGAAGTAA
- a CDS encoding SAM-dependent methyltransferase: protein MDRLLRKFLSQFIRRGSMTVTGASGAKFTVGDGSGLPVAVRFVTAEAERRVLVNPELGLGEAYMDGEFVVERGTIADALAILLDQPDLLPQWAKPWWHLRYLTRHLKQFNPRSRARSNVAHHYDLDARLYSLFLDADKQYSCAYFETPETTLDDAQLAKKRHIAAKLLVGRGRRVLDIGSGWGGLGLYLAEIAGADVTGITLSTEQLQIANARAAEKGLTGSARFLLQDYRDIAGPFDRVVSVGMFEHVGARFYDTYFRRCAELLSRDGVMLLHSIGRSQGPDSTNPWIAKYIFPGGYIPALSEVLPAIERAGLLVCDIEILRLHYADTLKAWRERFMARREEAVQLYDERFALMWEFYLAACEMTFRKQHMMNFQIQLTRRQGVVPITRGYIAREEGRLRAIEGGAKPRLKLAGE from the coding sequence ATGGACCGCTTGTTGCGTAAATTCCTGTCTCAATTCATCCGCCGCGGGTCGATGACGGTGACCGGCGCAAGCGGAGCAAAGTTCACCGTTGGCGACGGCTCCGGTCTACCAGTCGCGGTGCGCTTCGTCACTGCGGAGGCCGAGCGGCGGGTCCTCGTCAATCCCGAGCTCGGGCTTGGCGAAGCCTATATGGACGGCGAGTTCGTCGTCGAGCGCGGCACCATAGCAGATGCCCTCGCGATCCTGCTCGATCAACCCGACCTATTGCCGCAGTGGGCAAAACCCTGGTGGCACCTGCGCTATCTGACGCGACACCTGAAGCAGTTCAATCCGCGCTCGCGCGCCCGCAGCAACGTGGCACACCATTACGATCTTGATGCCCGGCTCTATTCGCTCTTTCTCGACGCCGACAAGCAATATAGCTGCGCTTATTTCGAGACGCCGGAGACGACGCTCGACGATGCGCAGCTCGCCAAGAAGCGGCACATCGCCGCGAAGCTGCTCGTTGGACGCGGCCGGCGCGTACTCGACATCGGGTCCGGCTGGGGCGGGCTCGGGCTCTATCTCGCCGAAATCGCCGGCGCCGACGTCACCGGCATCACGCTCTCGACCGAGCAATTGCAGATTGCCAATGCGCGCGCGGCCGAAAAGGGCCTGACGGGCTCGGCCAGATTCCTGTTGCAGGACTATCGCGACATCGCTGGCCCGTTCGACCGTGTTGTCTCGGTCGGCATGTTCGAGCATGTCGGCGCCCGCTTCTACGACACCTACTTCCGGCGCTGCGCCGAGCTCCTGAGCAGGGACGGTGTCATGCTGCTGCATTCGATCGGCCGTTCGCAGGGGCCCGATTCCACCAATCCCTGGATCGCCAAATACATCTTCCCCGGCGGGTACATCCCGGCCCTGTCGGAGGTGCTGCCGGCGATCGAGCGCGCGGGCCTCTTGGTCTGCGATATCGAGATCCTGCGCCTGCATTACGCCGACACGCTGAAGGCCTGGCGGGAGCGCTTCATGGCGCGGCGCGAGGAGGCCGTGCAGCTCTATGACGAGCGCTTCGCCCTGATGTGGGAATTTTATCTGGCAGCCTGCGAGATGACGTTCCGCAAGCAGCACATGATGAACTTCCAGATCCAGCTCACAAGGCGTCAGGGCGTGGTGCCGATCACGCGCGGCTACATCGCACGCGAGGAAGGCCGGCTGCGGGCCATCGAAGGCGGCGCCAAGCCCAGGCTGAAGCTGGCAGGTGAATGA
- a CDS encoding TetR/AcrR family transcriptional regulator, which produces MSASVRDDLLAAGLVVFDRVGFEAATVAAIRARARASNGSFFHVFGSKKELAGALFLDVLRHYHAAMLAALDPVPDAERGIACLIRAHLDWVVTSRREARYLFEISRSEWSEDVRDAQRAQNARLAEGIERWRAPLVANGKFLPMTPVMFVSQLIGPAQIFCRAYLSGRDRTDPRIEADTLIACAIRALRPPDRINKA; this is translated from the coding sequence ATGTCGGCGAGCGTACGTGACGACCTGTTGGCGGCGGGGCTGGTCGTGTTCGACCGCGTCGGCTTCGAGGCCGCGACGGTGGCCGCGATCCGCGCCCGGGCGCGCGCCTCCAATGGCAGCTTCTTCCATGTCTTCGGCTCGAAGAAGGAGCTCGCAGGCGCGCTGTTCCTGGACGTGCTCAGGCACTATCACGCCGCAATGCTGGCGGCGCTCGATCCCGTGCCCGATGCAGAGCGGGGCATCGCTTGCCTGATCCGGGCGCATCTCGATTGGGTCGTCACCAGCCGGCGCGAGGCGCGTTATCTGTTCGAGATTTCCCGCAGCGAATGGAGCGAGGACGTCCGCGACGCCCAGCGCGCACAGAATGCGCGCCTTGCCGAAGGCATCGAGCGCTGGCGCGCGCCATTGGTCGCGAACGGCAAGTTCTTGCCGATGACGCCTGTGATGTTCGTCAGCCAGCTGATCGGCCCGGCGCAGATCTTCTGCCGCGCCTACCTATCGGGTCGCGACCGCACCGATCCGCGCATCGAGGCCGACACGCTGATCGCCTGCGCCATCCGTGCGCTGCGGCCACCCGATCGCATCAACAAGGCATGA
- a CDS encoding potassium channel family protein, with the protein MTLTSLRSNVRRLYEGATPGGVRFRYALLAFDIVTVLFIIATSFLHPSEIIETLDVLFGVMLLADFSARLLVDRHPFRKFTQLATWADMVAIVSFLAPLAGEAGGFLRILRTLGLLRDYQMLVRLRIDSPFFRRNEDVIFAVTNLAVFIFVMTGIVYETQKFRNDEIRNYADALYFTVTALTTTGFGDITLSGTVGRLITVVIMIFGVTLFFNLARALLSPHKVRFPCPACGLQRHDADAVHCKACGTVLNIPDEGAI; encoded by the coding sequence GTGACCCTCACCTCTCTCAGAAGCAACGTCCGTCGCCTCTACGAGGGCGCGACGCCGGGCGGCGTGCGCTTCCGCTACGCGCTGCTCGCCTTCGACATCGTGACCGTTCTGTTCATCATCGCGACCTCGTTCCTGCATCCGAGCGAGATCATCGAAACGCTCGACGTCCTGTTCGGCGTCATGCTGCTTGCCGACTTCTCGGCGCGGCTCCTCGTCGATCGGCATCCGTTCCGGAAGTTCACCCAACTCGCGACGTGGGCCGACATGGTTGCGATCGTATCGTTCCTGGCACCGCTTGCCGGCGAGGCGGGCGGCTTTCTCCGGATCCTGCGAACGTTGGGCCTGCTTCGTGACTACCAAATGCTGGTGAGGTTGCGCATCGATTCTCCGTTCTTCCGCCGCAACGAAGACGTCATCTTCGCCGTCACGAACCTGGCGGTCTTCATATTCGTCATGACCGGTATCGTTTACGAGACTCAGAAGTTTCGGAACGATGAGATCCGGAACTATGCCGATGCTCTGTATTTCACCGTCACGGCGCTGACGACGACCGGCTTTGGCGACATCACCCTGTCAGGCACGGTCGGTCGCCTGATCACCGTCGTGATCATGATTTTCGGCGTGACGCTGTTCTTCAATCTCGCCCGCGCGCTCCTCAGTCCTCACAAGGTGCGATTTCCATGCCCGGCTTGCGGGCTCCAGAGGCACGATGCCGACGCCGTGCATTGCAAGGCCTGTGGCACCGTTCTCAATATTCCCGATGAAGGGGCGATCTGA
- a CDS encoding PaaI family thioesterase: protein MRAEPDPEFAPIAERIHASVGQQGFMNLVGAELSELSRGTCTIAVERRPELLQQHGFFHGGVTAFLVDNATTIAAATSRGQPALTAEYKLNLLSPAVGEKLICRAKVIKPGRQVAVVAADVFCVSDGVEKHTATALASIAMLNEDVAAKTKSPAA from the coding sequence ATGCGAGCCGAACCGGATCCCGAATTCGCTCCGATCGCCGAGCGCATCCACGCCAGTGTCGGCCAGCAGGGTTTCATGAACCTGGTCGGCGCCGAGCTGTCGGAATTGTCGCGCGGCACCTGCACCATCGCCGTGGAGCGCCGGCCGGAGCTGCTGCAGCAGCACGGCTTCTTTCACGGCGGCGTCACCGCCTTTCTGGTCGACAACGCCACGACGATCGCAGCCGCCACCTCGCGCGGCCAGCCGGCGCTGACGGCGGAGTACAAGCTCAATTTGTTGTCGCCCGCGGTCGGCGAGAAGCTGATCTGCCGGGCCAAGGTGATCAAGCCGGGCCGGCAGGTCGCGGTCGTCGCCGCCGATGTGTTCTGCGTCAGCGACGGTGTCGAGAAGCATACGGCAACCGCGCTTGCCTCGATCGCGATGCTGAACGAGGACGTCGCCGCCAAAACGAAAAGCCCGGCCGCTTGA
- the rpsR gene encoding 30S ribosomal protein S18, with protein MAEAGARRPFFRRRKSCPFTGANAPKIDYKDSKLLMRYVSERGKIVPSRITAVSAKKQRELARAIKRARFLGLLPYVIR; from the coding sequence ATGGCTGAAGCTGGTGCACGCCGTCCGTTTTTCCGTCGTCGCAAGAGCTGCCCCTTCACGGGCGCCAATGCTCCGAAGATCGACTACAAGGACTCCAAGCTGCTGATGCGTTACGTCTCCGAGCGCGGCAAGATCGTGCCGAGCCGCATCACCGCGGTGTCCGCGAAGAAGCAGCGTGAGCTCGCCCGCGCCATCAAGCGCGCGCGCTTCCTGGGCCTGCTGCCCTACGTCATTCGCTGA